The following are encoded in a window of Thermoanaerobacter ethanolicus JW 200 genomic DNA:
- a CDS encoding L-lactate dehydrogenase, translating into MSKISVIGSGFVGATTAYTLALSGIAKTIVLIDINKDKAEGDALDISHGVPFISPVEVYAGDYGDTVGSDIIIITAGAAQKPGETRLDLVKKNTMIFKDIVAKLIKVNDTAIYLIVTNPVDILTYVTYKISGLPYGRVLGSGTVLDSARFRYLLSKHCNIDPRNIHGYIIGEHGDSELAAWSITNIAGIPIDNYCNLCGKVCEKDFREEIFNNVVRAAYTIIEKKGATYYAVALAVRRIVEAILRDENSILTVSSPLTGQYGVTDVALSLPSVVGRNGIVNILELPLSQEEIAAFRRSAEIIKSVIQELDI; encoded by the coding sequence ATGAGCAAAATATCTGTAATAGGCTCTGGATTTGTCGGTGCTACTACTGCATACACACTGGCTTTAAGCGGAATTGCCAAAACTATTGTATTAATAGATATTAATAAAGACAAAGCGGAAGGTGATGCTCTTGATATAAGCCACGGGGTACCATTTATTAGTCCAGTTGAAGTGTATGCGGGAGATTATGGTGATACTGTAGGTTCTGACATAATAATTATTACAGCGGGAGCAGCACAAAAACCGGGGGAAACCAGACTTGACTTAGTGAAGAAAAACACAATGATTTTTAAAGACATAGTTGCAAAACTTATTAAAGTAAATGACACAGCAATATACCTTATAGTTACAAATCCTGTAGATATTCTTACATACGTTACCTATAAAATATCTGGTTTGCCATACGGAAGAGTGCTGGGGTCTGGCACAGTTCTTGACAGTGCGAGATTCAGATATCTTTTAAGCAAACATTGTAACATAGATCCGAGGAATATACACGGATATATAATTGGGGAGCATGGCGATTCTGAGCTCGCAGCTTGGAGCATTACAAACATAGCAGGCATACCAATTGATAATTATTGCAATTTATGTGGAAAAGTATGTGAAAAAGATTTTAGAGAGGAGATTTTCAATAATGTTGTAAGAGCCGCTTATACGATAATAGAAAAAAAGGGTGCGACATATTATGCGGTTGCTCTCGCAGTAAGAAGAATTGTGGAAGCTATTTTAAGAGATGAAAATTCCATTTTGACTGTGTCATCTCCGCTAACCGGCCAATATGGTGTTACAGATGTGGCTTTGAGCCTTCCCTCCGTTGTTGGACGAAATGGAATCGTGAATATACTTGAATTACCACTTTCACAGGAAGAAATTGCTGCTTTTAGAAGGTCAGCCGAAATTATAAAAAGTGTAATACAAGAGCTTGACATATAA
- a CDS encoding ferritin family protein: MQKITQQEIILSSFVEAQNLEKILLDKVREYGKEVMDNQTKALLKQIEIMVKNHKEDIKKAEKTMHIGSLSKKNMSQEPLDMLQDLLKNLVNIQAFYNESVVNITNPYVRQLFTQMRDDVMRFISILQMEIESLESKPSIPNNTVLNTPEMS; encoded by the coding sequence GTGCAAAAGATAACACAACAAGAGATTATACTAAGTTCTTTTGTTGAAGCTCAAAATTTGGAAAAAATATTATTGGACAAAGTGAGAGAATATGGGAAAGAAGTGATGGACAATCAAACAAAAGCATTGCTAAAACAAATTGAAATAATGGTCAAAAACCACAAAGAGGATATAAAGAAAGCAGAAAAAACTATGCATATTGGCTCGCTTTCCAAAAAGAACATGTCTCAAGAGCCTTTAGACATGCTTCAAGATTTACTAAAAAATTTAGTCAATATTCAGGCTTTTTACAACGAAAGTGTCGTAAATATAACTAATCCATATGTAAGGCAATTGTTTACTCAAATGAGGGATGATGTTATGAGATTTATTTCTATTCTTCAAATGGAGATTGAAAGTCTGGAATCGAAACCTTCTATTCCAAATAACACAGTTTTAAATACACCGGAGATGAGTTAA
- a CDS encoding NAD(P)/FAD-dependent oxidoreductase, giving the protein MKVAIIGAGVSGLAAAITFQRYGITPDIFEKKCKIGELFNHVAGLLKVINRPIKDPLHHLKNVYGIEVKPINTIDKIVMKGPTVTASVTGSNLGYMILRGQDANSLENQLYNKLEIPVNFNIEADYKKLKNNYDYVIIATGSSQIPKELGCWQELVTTWVRVANVLGNFDTKTLIMLINTLYTKSGYVYLIPYNEKRAVLAMVIPYISKEELQYYWDTFLKVEKMNVDIVNMVDLQHTSGNCFPHQYENLLFVGNAGGAIEPFLGFGTFNSIMSGAIAAKSIAEGIDFEKEISFLSNANIKMLEFRKALDLMDNDKLDKFIKILTFPPVKKLVYNTNFNAIKYGSLFMEYTVNKLHNKPYEHRKRV; this is encoded by the coding sequence ATGAAAGTGGCTATTATTGGCGCTGGTGTTTCAGGGCTGGCTGCGGCGATTACTTTTCAAAGATATGGTATTACACCAGATATTTTCGAAAAAAAGTGCAAAATAGGTGAATTATTTAACCATGTTGCGGGGTTATTAAAAGTGATAAATAGGCCTATAAAGGATCCGCTTCATCATCTTAAAAATGTTTATGGAATAGAGGTTAAGCCAATTAACACAATTGACAAAATAGTTATGAAGGGGCCAACTGTAACGGCTTCTGTTACTGGGAGTAATCTTGGGTATATGATTTTAAGAGGGCAGGACGCAAACTCTCTTGAAAATCAATTGTATAATAAGTTAGAAATACCAGTTAATTTCAATATAGAAGCTGATTATAAAAAGTTAAAAAATAATTACGATTATGTCATTATTGCTACGGGAAGTTCGCAAATTCCAAAAGAATTGGGGTGTTGGCAAGAGCTGGTGACGACCTGGGTGAGAGTTGCAAATGTATTAGGAAATTTTGATACAAAAACTCTTATAATGTTGATAAATACTTTATACACTAAGAGCGGCTATGTGTATTTGATTCCTTACAATGAAAAAAGAGCTGTTTTAGCTATGGTTATACCTTACATTTCAAAAGAAGAGCTGCAGTATTATTGGGATACCTTTCTAAAAGTAGAGAAAATGAATGTAGATATTGTCAATATGGTGGATTTGCAGCATACTTCGGGTAATTGTTTTCCACATCAATATGAAAACTTGCTTTTTGTTGGGAATGCAGGAGGGGCGATAGAGCCTTTTTTAGGATTTGGAACTTTTAACTCTATTATGAGTGGGGCAATAGCTGCTAAAAGCATAGCAGAGGGAATTGACTTTGAAAAAGAAATTAGTTTTTTGTCAAATGCTAATATAAAAATGTTGGAGTTTAGAAAAGCTTTAGACCTTATGGACAATGATAAATTGGACAAGTTTATAAAAATTCTTACTTTTCCTCCTGTGAAAAAACTTGTTTACAATACTAATTTCAATGCGATAAAATACGGTTCACTTTTTATGGAATATACAGTAAACAAGCTACACAATAAGCCTTATGAACATAGAAAGAGGGTATAA
- a CDS encoding NAD(P)/FAD-dependent oxidoreductase, with protein sequence MKVAIIGAGVSGLCCAYILEKLGVQCDIYERKHTIGSLYSFGELLLQIVHRPHKDPLKFMESQFRISIIPLTKVKKIIIKSPKNITVIKGENLGYIVQRGQEQESVENQLAKKINAKINFNINADYKELAKSYDYVVVATGNSMIAKQLTEVENIVSSRIKGGIALGDFEPHTVYLWLNTMYARSGFGYLVPLSQNKASIILVATYTQKEEIENMWHTFLYQEKLNYEMIETFETELDISITDRHQIDNIYLIGNAGGFLDPFLGFGLLNAVESAVYSAESIKHGEDYEKKVKKITDRVDKLVDFRKMMDSIKNEDYDRIVKVIGNPIVKRVMYKTNLDVIKYLHFLVKITNRTQ encoded by the coding sequence ATGAAAGTGGCAATAATCGGCGCAGGAGTATCAGGCTTATGCTGCGCTTACATTCTTGAAAAATTAGGTGTACAGTGTGATATTTATGAAAGGAAGCATACAATTGGAAGCCTCTATTCTTTTGGAGAATTGCTGTTGCAAATTGTTCATAGGCCTCACAAAGATCCTCTTAAGTTTATGGAGAGTCAGTTTAGAATTTCTATTATACCTTTGACCAAAGTGAAAAAAATAATTATCAAATCTCCAAAAAACATAACAGTTATTAAGGGAGAAAATCTTGGATATATTGTGCAAAGAGGTCAAGAGCAAGAAAGTGTAGAAAACCAATTGGCAAAAAAAATAAATGCAAAGATAAATTTTAATATTAATGCGGATTACAAGGAATTAGCCAAATCTTATGATTATGTGGTAGTTGCTACAGGAAATAGTATGATAGCAAAACAACTTACAGAAGTTGAAAATATAGTTTCTTCAAGGATCAAAGGAGGAATTGCTTTAGGAGATTTTGAGCCTCATACTGTGTACTTATGGCTTAACACAATGTACGCGAGGTCAGGGTTTGGATATCTTGTACCTCTTAGTCAAAATAAAGCGTCAATAATTCTTGTGGCTACTTATACGCAAAAAGAAGAGATTGAAAATATGTGGCACACCTTTTTGTATCAAGAAAAACTAAATTATGAGATGATAGAAACTTTTGAGACGGAATTAGACATAAGTATAACAGATAGACACCAAATAGACAATATATATCTAATAGGAAATGCAGGAGGTTTTTTAGATCCTTTTTTAGGATTTGGACTTTTAAACGCTGTAGAAAGTGCGGTTTATTCAGCTGAATCAATTAAACATGGCGAAGATTATGAGAAAAAAGTAAAGAAAATAACAGATAGAGTTGATAAACTTGTAGATTTTAGGAAGATGATGGATAGTATAAAAAATGAAGACTATGATAGAATAGTAAAAGTGATTGGAAATCCTATAGTTAAAAGAGTGATGTACAAAACTAATTTAGATGTGATAAAATATTTACATTTTCTTGTGAAAATAACAAACAGGACCCAGTGA
- a CDS encoding PPC domain-containing DNA-binding protein produces the protein MGYKSVLIERRFMGKFPYGKDLLEEINKVITSENIRSGEVRIIGAVSKAVFGYYDAQSKNYIYISKDEHMEILNATGNISVKDGKPFAHVHITLADKNGNAFGGHLMEGTIIFAAEFVITDYGDNNLERVYDETTGLQLWNI, from the coding sequence ATGGGGTATAAAAGTGTATTAATTGAAAGAAGGTTTATGGGAAAATTTCCATACGGAAAAGACCTTTTAGAAGAAATTAATAAAGTCATCACCAGTGAAAATATACGTTCTGGTGAAGTACGCATAATAGGTGCTGTATCAAAAGCAGTATTTGGCTACTATGATGCACAAAGCAAAAACTACATATACATATCAAAAGACGAGCACATGGAAATACTAAATGCCACAGGAAATATTTCAGTAAAAGATGGCAAGCCCTTTGCTCATGTCCACATAACATTAGCAGATAAAAACGGAAACGCTTTTGGCGGTCATTTAATGGAAGGGACAATAATATTTGCTGCAGAATTCGTAATAACAGATTACGGTGACAATAATTTGGAAAGAGTTTACGATGAAACAACAGGACTTCAATTGTGGAATATTTAA
- a CDS encoding nucleotidyltransferase domain-containing protein yields MRPYEKEIQSIKNQIIQKYKPEDIYLFGSCARGIITKRSDIDICVIIDTDNKRKLIQQMLIELDYTVDIDIIVYTPEEWKKYKNDPSTFAYLIKSKGVSLLG; encoded by the coding sequence ATGAGACCTTATGAAAAAGAAATACAAAGCATAAAAAATCAGATAATTCAAAAATATAAGCCAGAGGATATATACCTTTTTGGTTCATGTGCGAGAGGTATAATAACTAAAAGAAGTGACATAGATATATGTGTGATTATTGATACGGATAACAAAAGAAAACTCATTCAGCAAATGCTCATAGAACTTGATTACACCGTTGACATAGATATAATAGTTTACACTCCGGAAGAATGGAAAAAGTACAAAAATGACCCTTCAACTTTCGCTTATTTAATTAAATCAAAAGGAGTGAGTTTGCTTGGTTGA
- a CDS encoding HEPN domain-containing protein, which translates to MVDSKKIEDWFNMAKKDFKGAKILYEHGGDYYLICFHCQQAIEKYLKGYLISKTGVINEGHSLVKLCKEAQKYNENFKNFLKDCALVNSYYIETRYPAEEPLYVEEEEVLECMRITEEIMNFIDKLVQEKN; encoded by the coding sequence TTGGTTGATTCAAAAAAAATTGAAGACTGGTTTAATATGGCTAAGAAAGATTTTAAGGGTGCAAAAATTTTGTATGAACATGGTGGCGATTATTATCTTATATGCTTTCACTGTCAACAAGCTATAGAAAAATATTTAAAGGGTTATTTAATATCAAAAACGGGTGTAATTAATGAAGGACATAGTTTGGTAAAACTTTGTAAAGAAGCACAAAAATATAATGAGAATTTCAAAAATTTTCTTAAGGATTGTGCATTAGTAAACTCATATTACATTGAAACAAGATATCCTGCTGAAGAACCTCTTTATGTGGAGGAAGAAGAGGTTTTGGAATGCATGAGAATAACAGAAGAAATTATGAATTTTATAGATAAATTAGTACAAGAAAAGAACTAA
- a CDS encoding sodium-translocating pyrophosphatase produces MGSYLALIYGVIIIAALVIIGLIKFIFAQDKGDEKMQQISDAIKEGAMAFLNRQYKTIAFLALIVAVIIIVANYYGHLSEGTSTALSFAWHVGLAFITGAFCSALSGYIGMYMAVNSNVRAAAGAKSGLNRALQIALKGGAVTGLAVTALSLFGVATLFLAYGGLSGQDELIKEAPSLIVGFGFGASFVALFAQLGGGIYTKAADVGADLVGKVEAGIPEDDPRNPAVIADLVGDNVGDCAGRGADLFESTAAENIGAMILGVGLYPVFGWKGILFPLVARAIGIIASIIGIFFVNAKDESKDPMIALNKGYFVTTIVNLIALFFAVKIMLSGHLPDGSEVNYWLLYGAVVTGVVLSYIFVFLTDYYTSVNKRPVQEIAKASTTGAATNIITGISVGMESTALPVIFISAAIFIAYKLGELALPHIGTSGLYGTAIATMGMLSTTAYILAMDTFGPITDNAGGITEMSGAPESVRHVTDRLDACGNTTKALTKGYAVGSAALATFLLFSAYLDEVKKILGKPIDSWFAVDIGKPEVFIGAFIGAMIVYLFSSTAIRAVGKAAQYVILEVRRQFREIPGIMEGTAKPDYAKTVDIVTKGALKEMVIPGLIVVVTPILVGVILGKEAAAAFLMIGTISGVILALFLNNGGGAWDNAKKFIELGNYGGKKSEAHKAGVVGDTVGDPFKDTAGPSLHVLIKLISTITLVFVALFR; encoded by the coding sequence TTGGGTTCCTATCTTGCTCTAATTTACGGGGTTATAATTATTGCAGCCCTCGTTATAATTGGTTTAATTAAATTTATCTTTGCACAAGATAAAGGCGATGAAAAAATGCAGCAAATTTCAGACGCTATAAAAGAAGGAGCTATGGCTTTTTTAAACAGACAATATAAAACAATTGCGTTTTTAGCCTTAATTGTAGCTGTAATAATTATTGTAGCTAATTATTATGGACATCTATCTGAAGGAACAAGTACTGCGTTAAGTTTTGCATGGCATGTAGGACTCGCTTTTATTACAGGTGCTTTTTGTTCAGCTCTGTCGGGTTACATTGGAATGTATATGGCGGTAAATTCGAATGTAAGGGCTGCTGCTGGTGCAAAATCTGGTCTTAACAGGGCTCTCCAAATTGCTTTAAAAGGAGGAGCTGTAACAGGTCTTGCAGTAACAGCATTGTCTCTTTTTGGAGTCGCTACGTTATTTTTGGCATATGGTGGTTTATCTGGACAAGATGAGCTTATAAAAGAAGCTCCTTCTCTCATCGTCGGTTTTGGTTTTGGTGCTTCTTTCGTAGCATTATTTGCCCAGCTAGGCGGTGGTATATATACCAAAGCTGCCGATGTAGGAGCTGACCTTGTGGGTAAAGTAGAAGCTGGAATTCCAGAAGATGACCCTAGAAATCCTGCAGTTATAGCTGACCTTGTTGGAGATAATGTAGGAGACTGTGCAGGAAGAGGAGCTGACCTCTTTGAATCAACCGCTGCTGAAAATATTGGCGCTATGATATTAGGAGTAGGTCTTTATCCTGTATTCGGGTGGAAAGGAATACTTTTCCCATTAGTAGCTCGTGCAATAGGTATAATTGCCTCTATCATAGGCATCTTTTTCGTCAATGCAAAAGATGAATCAAAAGACCCAATGATAGCTTTAAATAAAGGTTACTTTGTCACTACAATTGTAAATTTAATTGCTCTTTTCTTTGCAGTAAAAATAATGCTTTCTGGCCATTTGCCTGATGGCAGTGAAGTTAATTATTGGTTACTGTATGGTGCAGTAGTAACAGGTGTTGTACTAAGTTACATCTTTGTATTCTTGACAGACTATTATACTTCTGTAAATAAACGTCCTGTACAGGAAATTGCCAAAGCTTCCACAACGGGAGCTGCTACAAACATAATTACAGGTATTTCTGTGGGTATGGAATCTACTGCCCTTCCAGTTATATTTATATCTGCAGCAATATTTATAGCTTATAAACTTGGTGAATTAGCACTTCCTCATATAGGGACTTCTGGACTTTACGGCACAGCTATTGCAACAATGGGCATGCTATCAACAACCGCCTATATACTTGCAATGGATACATTTGGACCTATTACTGACAATGCTGGTGGAATTACTGAAATGTCAGGGGCACCAGAGTCAGTAAGACATGTGACAGACAGGTTAGACGCTTGTGGAAACACTACAAAAGCTTTGACAAAAGGATACGCAGTAGGTTCAGCCGCTCTTGCAACTTTCCTGCTTTTCTCAGCATATCTGGATGAAGTCAAAAAGATATTAGGTAAACCCATTGATTCCTGGTTTGCTGTAGATATAGGAAAACCCGAAGTTTTCATAGGAGCATTTATAGGAGCAATGATTGTATATCTCTTTAGTTCAACTGCAATAAGAGCTGTTGGTAAAGCGGCACAATATGTAATTCTGGAGGTAAGAAGGCAATTTAGAGAAATTCCCGGCATAATGGAAGGTACTGCAAAGCCGGACTATGCTAAAACAGTAGATATTGTAACTAAAGGCGCTTTAAAAGAAATGGTGATTCCGGGACTTATCGTAGTAGTAACACCAATATTAGTAGGTGTAATCCTCGGTAAGGAAGCCGCAGCAGCTTTCTTAATGATAGGTACTATTTCAGGTGTAATACTGGCTTTATTCTTAAACAACGGCGGCGGTGCGTGGGATAACGCAAAGAAATTTATAGAACTTGGCAATTACGGTGGTAAAAAGTCTGAAGCTCATAAAGCTGGAGTTGTAGGAGACACTGTAGGTGATCCATTTAAAGATACAGCCGGTCCTTCACTGCACGTTCTCATAAAGCTCATAAGCACAATAACCCTTGTCTTTGTGGCTCTATTTAGATAA
- the fbp gene encoding fructose-1,6-bisphosphate aldolase/phosphatase has translation MSKITLTVIKADVGGFVGHTDVHPELLEIAKKHLKEKGKMLIDFHVTRVGDDIELIMTHRKGIDNEEVHKLAWDALWSCGEKAKELKLYGAGQDLLKDSFSGNIKGLGPGVAEMEIEERKSEPVIIFMADKTEPGAWNLPLYKMFADPFNTVGLVIDPNMHQGFKFEVYDMIGHKKIIFETPEDIYDMLVFIGATGRYCIRRVYTKNNEIAAVSSTQRMNFMAGKYIGKDDPVLIVRCQNGLPAVGEALEPFANPYLVAGWMRGSHNGPMIPVSLEDAVPTRFDGPPRVCALGFQLVEGKLIGPQDFFKDVAFDNAREKALEIADYIRKMGPFEPHRLPLEELEYTTLPHVVEKLQGRWEE, from the coding sequence ATGTCCAAAATAACTTTAACTGTGATTAAAGCAGATGTTGGTGGCTTTGTAGGGCATACAGACGTACATCCTGAACTTCTTGAAATCGCTAAGAAACATTTAAAAGAAAAAGGGAAAATGCTCATTGACTTTCATGTGACTAGAGTAGGAGATGACATTGAACTTATAATGACTCATAGAAAAGGAATAGATAACGAAGAAGTTCATAAACTTGCATGGGATGCACTTTGGTCTTGTGGTGAGAAAGCTAAAGAACTTAAATTGTACGGTGCAGGACAAGATTTGTTGAAAGATTCATTTTCAGGCAATATAAAGGGGTTAGGACCGGGAGTTGCAGAGATGGAAATTGAAGAAAGAAAAAGTGAGCCTGTCATAATTTTTATGGCTGATAAAACAGAGCCAGGAGCATGGAATTTACCACTTTACAAGATGTTTGCAGATCCTTTTAATACAGTAGGACTTGTAATTGACCCTAATATGCACCAAGGATTTAAATTTGAAGTTTATGATATGATTGGGCATAAAAAAATAATATTTGAAACTCCAGAAGATATTTATGATATGCTGGTCTTTATTGGAGCGACAGGACGATATTGCATACGAAGAGTGTATACAAAAAACAATGAAATTGCAGCAGTGTCTTCTACTCAAAGAATGAATTTTATGGCGGGGAAGTATATAGGAAAGGATGACCCTGTACTTATTGTGAGATGCCAGAATGGTCTTCCAGCAGTAGGCGAAGCGTTGGAACCTTTTGCTAATCCCTATCTTGTTGCTGGTTGGATGAGGGGGTCTCATAATGGACCTATGATACCTGTTTCATTGGAAGATGCTGTGCCTACCAGATTTGATGGGCCTCCAAGAGTATGCGCACTTGGTTTTCAATTAGTAGAGGGTAAGCTTATTGGCCCGCAGGACTTCTTTAAAGATGTTGCTTTTGACAATGCAAGGGAAAAAGCGTTAGAAATAGCCGATTACATAAGAAAGATGGGACCCTTTGAGCCTCACAGGTTGCCTTTAGAGGAATTGGAATACACTACCCTACCTCATGTTGTTGAAAAACTTCAAGGGAGATGGGAGGAATAA
- a CDS encoding substrate-binding domain-containing protein, with translation MKTLNEKFFKLMDKVILILVILIAALSIFLYKLQKVEEPIFAKTPQYHFYMVAQNSVDPFWKEVKIGAMDAAKRYNVAIEFNAPKFNNIQEELQYLDIAILSRVDGIITHVSNSKEFVDLIEEAYKESIPVITIENDAKDSKRQAFIGTNSFQLGEEAGKLMIQATKGKANIAIIVSNDYQLDTVNQNLKINGFLDAIKDYPQMKVVKVYTSKLGTLSAEEITQSIISSKQNINAIYTTDSVDTIGTAQVIVDFNKVGDIAIVGYGDTADILRYIDKGIIYGTVMSDPYRIGYESVKSMVEIKEKNNVSTFVDIGVNVITKDNVKEYFKRIQSIE, from the coding sequence ATGAAAACGTTAAATGAGAAGTTTTTTAAGTTAATGGACAAGGTCATTTTAATTTTGGTCATTTTGATAGCAGCATTGAGCATTTTTTTATATAAGCTTCAAAAGGTAGAAGAACCCATTTTTGCAAAAACGCCTCAATATCACTTTTACATGGTAGCCCAAAATTCTGTAGATCCTTTTTGGAAAGAAGTAAAAATTGGTGCCATGGATGCTGCAAAACGTTACAATGTTGCAATTGAATTTAATGCGCCAAAATTTAATAACATCCAAGAGGAACTTCAATATTTGGATATTGCTATACTGTCTAGAGTTGATGGTATAATAACTCATGTTTCAAACAGTAAAGAATTTGTAGACTTGATTGAAGAAGCCTATAAAGAAAGTATACCAGTAATTACAATAGAAAATGACGCGAAAGATAGCAAAAGACAGGCTTTTATAGGTACTAACAGTTTTCAATTAGGAGAAGAAGCAGGAAAACTTATGATTCAAGCTACTAAAGGGAAAGCCAACATTGCTATAATTGTCAGTAATGATTATCAATTGGACACTGTAAATCAAAATTTGAAAATCAATGGTTTTTTAGATGCCATAAAGGATTATCCTCAAATGAAAGTAGTAAAAGTTTACACTTCAAAATTAGGTACTTTAAGCGCAGAAGAGATTACTCAGTCAATTATAAGCAGTAAACAAAACATAAATGCCATTTACACTACAGATTCTGTGGATACCATTGGTACTGCACAAGTAATAGTTGATTTTAACAAGGTGGGAGACATAGCGATTGTAGGGTATGGAGATACAGCGGATATTTTAAGGTATATCGACAAGGGAATAATATACGGTACAGTTATGAGTGACCCTTACAGAATAGGATATGAAAGTGTAAAATCTATGGTGGAAATTAAAGAAAAAAATAATGTTTCTACATTTGTTGATATAGGAGTAAATGTTATTACCAAGGACAATGTCAAAGAATATTTCAAAAGAATACAATCAATAGAATAA
- a CDS encoding sensor histidine kinase, with protein MKKDMWRFTGIRRKLIVYYLIITILMGITSFYSYYNAKSVINRLKSIFVDYIYLNNLNADVNMLETEVEKYLSTKSSDALLNYYTLYNKLQEQASAILNEKNYDQDGLMLKDIGNMIESLLNETDAAINAKRGRISSEYIAHFTRSNKISEYIKLYINNLLNSKLQEGSLKYASITKNMEFISYLNVFLIIGSILFNIFLAIFFTYRITKPLIDLSHLAVRVSKGDFDVRPLSIKTNDEINILAEAFNKMVVSIKNYIGEIKNQAEVEKKLKEQEMQNLKMRNILKEAELKALQSQINPHFLFNTLNAAAQLAMMEGADKSSEFIENVANLFRYNLKKLDTTVTLQDEINNVKTYMYILKTRFGDRVDFKVDVDEGVLDVEMPCTIIQPVVENAFIHGLEDTEKGGFIKLTVKKDNDKVLIEVIDNGIGMSEEKVRAILSADNEDLSKRHVTGIGMHNIINRLRLFYNTSAIEDVIEIDSKIGEGTKVTLKIPLMKGDKEND; from the coding sequence ATGAAAAAAGATATGTGGAGATTTACGGGCATAAGGCGAAAATTGATAGTTTATTACCTCATAATCACTATTTTAATGGGTATCACAAGTTTTTATTCGTATTATAATGCAAAGTCAGTTATAAATCGTTTAAAATCAATTTTTGTGGATTATATATACCTTAACAATTTAAATGCGGATGTAAACATGTTGGAAACAGAAGTGGAGAAGTATTTATCTACCAAATCTTCGGACGCCCTTTTAAATTATTATACCCTCTATAACAAACTTCAAGAACAAGCCTCCGCTATTTTAAATGAAAAAAACTATGACCAGGATGGTTTAATGTTAAAGGATATAGGGAATATGATTGAAAGCCTTTTGAATGAAACTGACGCAGCAATAAATGCTAAAAGAGGCAGGATAAGCAGCGAGTACATTGCACATTTTACGAGGTCCAATAAAATAAGTGAATATATAAAACTTTACATTAATAATCTTCTCAACAGTAAATTGCAAGAGGGCTCTTTAAAATATGCATCTATAACAAAAAACATGGAGTTTATAAGCTATTTGAATGTGTTTTTGATAATAGGTTCTATTCTTTTTAACATATTTCTTGCAATATTTTTTACCTATCGAATTACAAAACCTCTTATAGACCTTTCCCATTTGGCAGTGAGAGTTTCAAAAGGAGATTTTGATGTAAGACCGCTTTCTATAAAGACAAACGATGAGATAAATATACTTGCAGAAGCTTTTAATAAAATGGTAGTAAGCATAAAAAATTATATAGGGGAAATCAAAAATCAGGCAGAAGTAGAGAAAAAATTAAAAGAACAAGAGATGCAAAATCTCAAAATGAGAAATATTTTAAAAGAGGCAGAACTTAAGGCTTTGCAGTCTCAAATAAATCCACATTTTCTCTTTAATACCTTAAATGCAGCTGCACAATTAGCGATGATGGAAGGGGCAGATAAATCTTCGGAGTTTATAGAAAACGTTGCAAACCTATTTAGATATAATCTAAAAAAATTGGATACTACAGTTACTTTGCAAGACGAGATAAACAATGTAAAGACATATATGTACATTTTGAAAACGAGATTTGGCGACAGAGTAGATTTTAAAGTAGATGTAGACGAAGGGGTTTTAGATGTAGAAATGCCTTGTACAATAATTCAGCCTGTAGTTGAAAATGCTTTTATTCACGGATTAGAAGATACAGAAAAAGGAGGTTTTATTAAACTTACGGTAAAGAAGGATAATGATAAAGTTTTAATAGAGGTTATTGACAATGGGATAGGAATGAGTGAAGAAAAAGTAAGGGCAATATTATCAGCAGACAATGAGGATTTATCTAAAAGGCATGTTACGGGTATTGGCATGCACAATATCATAAACAGACTAAGACTTTTTTATAACACTTCTGCTATAGAAGATGTAATTGAGATAGATAGCAAAATAGGAGAAGGAACAAAAGTTACTTTAAAA